The nucleotide window GCTTCGCTGTATGGACCGGAGACATAGGTAACAGGTGTGCCAGGACATGGGTAACGCTTGCGAGGGTTGTAAACCCTTGGAGGAGTCCCATGGTTTGGATGGAGAAGAGCACCGTGTCCCTGCGTCAAGAATTTGTCCTCCTGGCCAGCCAGGAGGGCGCAAACAAGCGAGAGCTGTGCCGGCGCTTCGGCATCAGCCCCAAGACGGGCTACAAGTGGCTGGCCCGAGCAAGCGATGGATTGCAGGCGGTGCTGACTGACCGTAGCCGGCGTCCGCATACCTCACCCGCACGCAGCCCCGAAACCACCGAACAAGCTGTGCTGGCCCTGCGTGGCGAGCACCCGGCCTGGGGCGGGCGCAAGATTGCCCGGCGCCTGGCCGACCTTGGTCAAGCCCAACTCGCGCCCAGCACGGTCACTCATATCCTGCATCGCCACGGTCTCATCACGCCCCAAGCCAGCCGTGCTGCACAGCCTTGGCAACGCTTCGAGCACGATGCACCTAACAGTCTGTGGCAAATCGACTTCAAGGGTCACTTCGCCACCATAGCCGGGCGCTGCCATGGGCTCACGCTGTTGGACGATCACTCACGCTTCAATTTGCTGCTCGGCGCACTATCGCGCACCGACGCCGCCAGCGTACAGGCCAGGCTCATTGAGGTGTTTCGTCTCTATGGGCTGCCGCTACGCATCAATGCCGACAACGGTGCGCCCTGGGGTAGCCCCAGCGCGGGCGGGCGTAGCCTGAGTGAGCTGGCGATCTGGTTGATCCGGCTGGGCGTGCGCGTGAGCTTCAGCGCGCCGTATCATCCACAGACCAATGGGAAGCTGGAGCGATTCCATCGCTCCTTGGGCGTGGAAGTGATCGCGGGACAGCACTTCAGGGATCACGCGTCAGTGCAGTGCGCGTTCGACGCTTGGCGCCAGACCTACAACTGCGAGCGCCCGCACGAGGCGTTGCAGATGACAGTGCCTGCCCAACATTACCGGGCCAGCATCTTGGGCTATCCAGAGCACCTCAAGGAGATTGAATATCCGAGCACCGATATCGTGGTGACGGTGGGCTGGAATGGTTTCATTCGCTTCCGAGGCCACACGCTGAGAACCTCAACAGCACTGCATCGGCTGCCTATCGGTATTCGCCCCCATCTGGGGCGAGATGGGGTGCATGATGTGTACTTCTGTCATCAGCTTTTCATGCAAATTGACCTGCATGCCCTGCGCGCAGGTGGTTGAGCAAGGTGTTACCCATGTCCTGGCACACCTGTTACCTATGTCTCCGGTCCATACACTTCGCCAAAGAAAAGTCACCAAAAGAAAGGCGACCCTACTGTCTGCGACCCCGGCTGCGCCGGGGCAACCTGCGGTGCTCGGGTTCAGTGGGGTCTGGCTCGAACTCGCCCTACGGGCTCAAACAATCGCCAGCCCTGATCCACTGAACCCTGCGCTCCTCGGCGCAACCAGAAGGGAGTAGGGGAAATACAGGCCGCCGCTGCGCTCGGCCCGTCCGCGCGCAGCGCGGACGAAGTTCGGCATTTGGTATCCGGCTGTTGGGTTTGCGTTAGCGCCGTAATGAGGAGGCGAGTAGCGCAGGTTTGGGCGGATCAGGGGCGTGCATGTTTGAGCGCAGCGAGTTTGCGCGCACCCCGTCCAAACCGAGCAGCGCAGCGTGCCCGCAGGGCCGACGAATCCGGCTCGCCTTTTCTTTGCTTACTTTCTTTTGGCGAAGCAAAAGAAAGTGAGTGCGCTGTCGGGTGCACAACCCGACATGCCAAAAAATCAAACTATCTCACCAGAAGCAAAAACCGCTACAAATTCAATAGCTGCTTGCGCAGACCCTATAAGAGCCAGAGGCCAAAATCCAAGGAAACCGCAACCTAGGAAGCCGCCAACCAAGCCTCCGCCAACCGCACCCAATACGTAGCCCCCAACGGAATCAAATCGTCGTTGAAGTCATAACTCGGGTTGTG belongs to Rhodoferax saidenbachensis and includes:
- a CDS encoding IS481 family transposase, translated to MVWMEKSTVSLRQEFVLLASQEGANKRELCRRFGISPKTGYKWLARASDGLQAVLTDRSRRPHTSPARSPETTEQAVLALRGEHPAWGGRKIARRLADLGQAQLAPSTVTHILHRHGLITPQASRAAQPWQRFEHDAPNSLWQIDFKGHFATIAGRCHGLTLLDDHSRFNLLLGALSRTDAASVQARLIEVFRLYGLPLRINADNGAPWGSPSAGGRSLSELAIWLIRLGVRVSFSAPYHPQTNGKLERFHRSLGVEVIAGQHFRDHASVQCAFDAWRQTYNCERPHEALQMTVPAQHYRASILGYPEHLKEIEYPSTDIVVTVGWNGFIRFRGHTLRTSTALHRLPIGIRPHLGRDGVHDVYFCHQLFMQIDLHALRAGG